Proteins encoded together in one Quercus lobata isolate SW786 chromosome 3, ValleyOak3.0 Primary Assembly, whole genome shotgun sequence window:
- the LOC115979805 gene encoding uncharacterized protein LOC115979805 yields MGEFSIQISSDLLNRLSDDTEKLKKKTKKSKKAKVPREPRQPSAKVKQKQISDESETFKGAATTGWPLQTPLFVPVNTPAQSAYTELDAIRSVLQDGERVLDRLQKQEENMVQEVTQRAKDLREKEFKLPYQKPMPCLAENNAWLECYKEHAKDILKCSPLVKSFEDCIRRARQNVSSEMK; encoded by the coding sequence ATGGGTGAGTTTTCAATTCAGATTAGCAGCGACCTTCTTAATCGGCTTTCTGATGACACTgaaaagttgaagaagaaaactaaaaaatctaaaaaagctAAGGTACCCCGAGAGCCTAGACAGCCCTCAGCTAAGGTAAagcagaagcagatttctgatgAATCTGAAACATTTAAGGGGGCTGCTACTACAGGATGGCCACTGCAGACTCCATTATTTGTACCTGTAAACACTCCTGCACAATCTGCCTACACAGAGTTGGATGCAATTCGATCTGTCCTTCAAGATGGTGAGAGGGTTCTGGACAGGTTGCAGAAGCAGGAGGAAAATATGGTGCAGGAAGTAACACAAAGAGCCAAGGATCTCCGAGAAAAGGAGTTCAAGCTTCCATACCAGAAGCCTATGCCTTGCTTGGCTGAGAATAATGCTTGGTTGGAATGCTACAAGGAACATGCAAAAGACATCCTGAAATGTTCTCCTCTAGTTAAAAGCTTCGAAGATTGTATTCGCCGAGCTAGGCAGAACGTGAGTTCAGAAATGAAGTAG